In Paenibacillus sp. 1781tsa1, one DNA window encodes the following:
- the sigK gene encoding RNA polymerase sporulation sigma factor SigK: protein MPGLFTAIALFIKELTLLVSYVKNNAFPQPLAEDDEAKHLRLMAEGNAHSRNLLIEHNLRLVAHIVKKFDNTGEDQEDLISIGTIGLIKAIESFQQGKGTKLATFAARCIENEILMHLRSLKKTRKDVSLHDPIGTDKEGNEITLIDILGTEADDVVDRVQLKIEKSKIYRNLDILDDREKEVVIGRFGLEAGGEERTQREIAKELGISRSYVSRIEKRALMKLYHEFYKQK from the coding sequence GTGCCCGGATTGTTTACCGCAATTGCTCTATTCATTAAAGAGTTAACGTTACTCGTCTCGTATGTCAAAAATAATGCGTTCCCCCAGCCACTGGCTGAGGATGATGAAGCCAAACATTTACGCCTTATGGCTGAAGGCAATGCTCACTCCCGCAATCTGCTCATTGAACACAATCTGCGCCTCGTCGCGCATATCGTCAAGAAGTTCGACAATACGGGTGAAGATCAAGAGGACTTGATTTCCATCGGAACCATTGGTTTGATCAAAGCCATCGAAAGTTTTCAACAAGGCAAAGGTACAAAGCTTGCCACGTTTGCAGCAAGGTGTATTGAAAACGAGATACTTATGCACCTTCGTTCCCTAAAGAAAACACGCAAAGACGTATCCTTGCACGACCCTATTGGTACAGACAAAGAAGGCAATGAAATTACATTGATCGATATCCTTGGCACAGAAGCTGATGATGTCGTAGATCGGGTACAGCTCAAGATTGAAAAAAGCAAAATTTATCGCAATCTAGACATCCTGGATGACCGGGAGAAGGAAGTTGTCATCGGTCGATTTGGTCTGGAAGCAGGCGGGGAGGAACGAACTCAACGCGAAATTGCGAAGGAACTGGGCATCTCACGTTCTTATGTTTCACGGATTGAGAAGCGGGCGTTAATGAAGCTGTATCATGAGTTTTATAAGCAAAAATAG
- a CDS encoding alpha/beta fold hydrolase, with protein sequence MTDYTKLLPKHEVKKIGEHDLHLEIFKGPPIYDAETVTKKPPLLFLHGAYTGSWMWSKYIPHFVQHGWTCYVMNLRSHYMSRVMDMTKITFDDYLEDIREVLAGINKPPVLIGFSMGGILSQKIAETVTLAGLVVIDASISKEVHDAVPYPEKDRETVSDIIMPAPVRQEFASIDETAEDIAFQRKYLQTESAKAFATFSALRGADGVSINGDLILCPSLVIKAVSCEDEDQRGQLTAKQLGAAYAGLWDTTHTGLLVGQRYLEPVKLILEWLNRQHPFELTEKLTK encoded by the coding sequence ATGACAGATTACACAAAATTATTACCAAAACATGAGGTCAAGAAAATCGGAGAACATGATTTGCACTTGGAGATTTTCAAAGGACCCCCGATTTATGATGCCGAAACAGTGACCAAGAAGCCCCCTCTGCTGTTCCTTCACGGTGCCTACACAGGCAGCTGGATGTGGAGCAAATACATCCCCCACTTTGTCCAGCATGGTTGGACCTGTTATGTCATGAACTTGAGAAGTCATTACATGAGTCGGGTCATGGACATGACAAAGATTACGTTTGACGATTATTTGGAGGATATTCGTGAAGTGTTAGCCGGGATCAACAAACCTCCCGTTCTTATTGGCTTCAGCATGGGTGGGATTCTCAGTCAAAAGATTGCCGAAACCGTTACTCTCGCAGGCCTGGTTGTCATTGATGCCAGTATAAGCAAGGAAGTCCATGACGCCGTGCCTTATCCTGAAAAAGATCGTGAAACCGTATCGGACATCATCATGCCTGCACCTGTGCGGCAGGAATTTGCAAGCATCGATGAGACGGCAGAAGACATTGCTTTTCAGCGTAAATATCTGCAAACGGAGTCTGCGAAGGCATTTGCTACCTTTTCAGCCCTGCGAGGAGCCGATGGCGTATCTATTAATGGCGATCTGATCCTTTGTCCCAGCTTGGTGATCAAGGCTGTTTCCTGTGAAGACGAAGATCAGAGAGGCCAATTAACTGCCAAGCAACTGGGCGCTGCATATGCCGGACTTTGGGATACAACCCATACGGGTTTACTGGTAGGCCAACGGTACTTGGAACCTGTCAAACTCATTCTGGAATGGTTGAACAGACAGCACCCTTTTGAATTAACGGAAAAACTCACAAAATAA
- a CDS encoding esterase family protein, whose protein sequence is MKKGLSKILSLSITAALLVPTMASAADMQENVAPSPIQAVVDQGTTGTMDNSGQNALANTPVVPAPPGYDAYRNNIPHGNTNLISYYSTTVGNARKATVYTPPGYSQNKKYNVLYLLHGIGGDEHEWVNAMKPKNILDNLYSEGKLSDMIVVMPNGRAMKDDRPVGDIFAPDKVAAFERFEQDLLKDLIPHIEANYPVYKDKNSRALAGLSMGGGQSLNFGLKNLNTFAWVGAFSAAPNTQSVSQLVSNPGQVASQLKLLWISCGSSDGLLWVSQNFKNGLSSMNIPHTFYLDVGGHEPSVWNSGLYQFSQRIFK, encoded by the coding sequence ATGAAAAAAGGCCTGTCCAAGATTCTGAGTCTCTCCATCACAGCAGCACTCCTTGTACCTACAATGGCGTCTGCAGCCGATATGCAGGAAAACGTAGCTCCAAGCCCCATTCAGGCGGTGGTAGATCAGGGAACGACCGGCACCATGGATAATTCCGGGCAAAATGCGCTGGCTAACACTCCAGTTGTGCCTGCACCGCCGGGTTATGATGCCTATCGCAACAATATTCCGCACGGCAATACCAATCTGATCTCCTATTATTCCACAACGGTAGGCAATGCACGGAAAGCTACGGTGTATACACCTCCAGGATATTCACAGAATAAAAAGTATAACGTTCTGTATCTCTTGCACGGTATCGGTGGAGATGAACATGAGTGGGTAAACGCCATGAAACCGAAGAACATTCTGGACAACCTGTATTCCGAAGGCAAGCTGTCAGATATGATCGTTGTCATGCCGAATGGCCGTGCCATGAAGGATGACCGTCCAGTGGGTGACATCTTTGCTCCGGACAAAGTGGCTGCGTTTGAACGATTCGAGCAAGACCTGCTCAAGGATCTGATTCCTCATATCGAGGCCAATTATCCGGTGTACAAAGACAAGAATAGTCGTGCGTTGGCCGGTCTGTCCATGGGTGGTGGGCAGTCGCTTAACTTTGGATTGAAAAATCTGAATACCTTCGCCTGGGTAGGGGCCTTCTCGGCTGCACCGAATACGCAATCTGTATCGCAGCTGGTTTCCAACCCGGGACAAGTCGCTAGCCAACTCAAATTGTTGTGGATCTCCTGTGGATCAAGTGATGGTTTGTTATGGGTCAGCCAGAATTTTAAAAATGGCTTGAGCAGCATGAACATTCCGCATACCTTTTATCTGGATGTAGGTGGACACGAACCATCTGTCTGGAACAGCGGCCTGTATCAGTTCTCACAACGAATCTTCAAGTAA
- a CDS encoding MFS transporter gives MAINTSLPKQRELPSISSRRLPWAGLLALAMAGFICILTESLPAGLLPQIAKDLGVTEALTGQLVTLYAIGSLIAAIPLTAATRGWRRRPLLLACISGFLVFNTVTALSSDYILTLAARFMAGVSAGVLWGMTAGYARRMVPDSLKGKAMAVAMVGTPVALALGVPIGSFLSSYIGWRLIFGIVSLLTAALIVWILWKMPDFAGEPAGERLPLHKVFVIPGVRPILFVVLAWMLAHNILYTYISPYLAQTVFANRVDLILLIFGITSIVGIWLTGLLIDRFLRRLVIISLAAFALGSVVMGIGTHQPVMIILGIMIWGITFGGAATLLQTAIAQAGGKSTDVAQSMLVTAWNLAIGGGGIIGGILLEVLGSGYLAGSLFILLIPALLVAMRAYKYGFPKAK, from the coding sequence ATGGCCATTAACACATCCCTCCCCAAGCAAAGGGAGCTGCCTTCCATATCTTCTAGACGCCTTCCGTGGGCGGGACTACTTGCTTTAGCCATGGCTGGCTTCATTTGCATCCTCACTGAAAGCCTGCCTGCGGGACTGCTGCCGCAAATTGCAAAAGACTTAGGGGTAACAGAAGCCCTCACCGGACAGTTAGTGACTCTATATGCCATTGGATCACTTATTGCTGCCATTCCCTTGACTGCTGCTACACGTGGATGGAGACGACGACCTCTACTACTGGCATGCATTAGCGGCTTTCTTGTCTTTAATACGGTTACCGCCTTATCCTCGGATTATATCCTGACACTTGCTGCTCGTTTTATGGCCGGGGTCTCTGCGGGTGTGTTATGGGGAATGACAGCAGGTTATGCTCGGCGTATGGTCCCTGATTCGTTAAAAGGCAAGGCCATGGCCGTAGCTATGGTCGGCACACCGGTGGCGTTAGCCCTTGGTGTCCCAATTGGTAGTTTTCTCAGTTCTTATATCGGCTGGCGCCTCATCTTCGGGATTGTATCTCTTCTGACCGCAGCTTTAATCGTGTGGATTCTCTGGAAAATGCCGGATTTTGCAGGAGAGCCAGCCGGGGAACGTCTTCCCCTGCATAAAGTATTTGTAATTCCCGGAGTTAGGCCCATTCTGTTTGTTGTTCTGGCCTGGATGCTTGCCCATAATATCCTATATACCTATATTTCTCCCTACCTTGCCCAGACCGTATTTGCTAACAGAGTAGATTTGATTTTGCTCATTTTCGGTATCACTTCCATTGTGGGAATCTGGTTAACCGGATTGCTCATTGACCGATTTTTGAGAAGACTAGTGATCATCAGTCTGGCAGCATTCGCTCTGGGGTCTGTCGTGATGGGAATCGGTACTCATCAACCTGTGATGATTATCCTTGGCATCATGATCTGGGGAATTACGTTTGGCGGGGCTGCCACACTACTGCAAACTGCCATTGCTCAAGCCGGAGGCAAAAGTACAGATGTCGCCCAATCGATGCTGGTTACAGCATGGAATCTGGCAATTGGTGGAGGAGGCATCATCGGAGGCATCCTTCTTGAAGTATTGGGATCAGGATACCTTGCCGGGTCGCTGTTTATCCTGCTCATTCCTGCATTGCTCGTAGCTATGAGGGCTTATAAATATGGATTTCCCAAAGCTAAATAA
- a CDS encoding MarR family winged helix-turn-helix transcriptional regulator, producing the protein MITNYITRMKTRDAISLISKIKEKVNRFILAEMAEQGIQDLATSHGDIIYALYNNHKMTMAEIAKKIGKDKSTVTALVDKLVRTGYVVKERDATDSRVVHVALTAKGEELKPVFEEISQRMLDAFYADVTEAEKKELLRILMKIHGNF; encoded by the coding sequence TTGATAACAAACTATATTACACGTATGAAAACAAGAGACGCTATTTCACTCATATCCAAAATTAAAGAGAAGGTCAACCGCTTCATCCTGGCGGAGATGGCTGAGCAAGGAATCCAGGATCTCGCCACGTCCCATGGGGATATTATCTATGCCCTGTACAACAATCACAAGATGACCATGGCTGAAATCGCCAAAAAAATTGGCAAGGATAAATCCACGGTGACTGCACTTGTGGACAAATTGGTACGGACAGGATACGTCGTCAAAGAGCGTGATGCAACAGATTCACGCGTTGTTCATGTGGCTTTGACTGCAAAAGGCGAAGAATTAAAACCTGTCTTTGAAGAGATATCGCAGCGCATGCTGGACGCGTTCTATGCGGACGTAACGGAAGCGGAGAAAAAAGAACTGCTTCGAATTTTAATGAAAATTCATGGTAACTTCTAA
- a CDS encoding ABC transporter substrate-binding protein, which produces MKFTSRTIGFAALSLLLLLLAACSNASTSSPAEETTSSTNTTETSASAENTNKTTYPLTIENFTISGEGGEWKPKVQVFDKAPERVVANTQSAAEMLIKLGLTDKMVGVAALYGSVTPDVADDFAKIPVLSKDYVGKELVVGASPDLVLGRGDLFADADWGVGTVDGLNEMNIRTFLQTTNHKGTLDSLYSDIAQLGQIFDVQENAATFTESLKTRVEAIKASVADQPEHTFAYIVPATEDTITVSSMQNDTYQLDALSLLKLKNTFDGVQGEVSVEQLITANPDYLLLSAYAGSPDIDKLIQNLYANPALQSMNAIKNKQIYVTDFSQFWGYGYQILDGIEKMGQEMKANPIK; this is translated from the coding sequence ATGAAATTCACATCCAGAACCATTGGCTTCGCTGCTCTGAGTCTCCTGTTACTGCTGCTTGCAGCCTGTTCGAATGCTTCAACTTCTTCCCCTGCCGAAGAAACAACTTCATCAACTAACACGACAGAAACTTCAGCTTCTGCTGAGAATACAAATAAAACGACGTACCCACTCACCATTGAGAATTTCACAATCTCGGGTGAGGGCGGCGAATGGAAACCGAAAGTGCAAGTATTCGATAAAGCGCCTGAACGTGTGGTTGCGAATACCCAATCTGCGGCAGAGATGCTCATCAAGTTGGGTCTGACCGATAAAATGGTCGGTGTTGCTGCTCTATACGGTTCCGTTACACCGGATGTGGCTGATGATTTCGCCAAAATTCCGGTATTGTCCAAGGATTACGTAGGTAAAGAACTGGTTGTAGGTGCAAGCCCGGATCTGGTACTCGGACGGGGTGACCTGTTCGCTGATGCAGACTGGGGTGTGGGTACCGTCGATGGATTGAATGAAATGAATATCCGCACCTTCCTGCAAACGACGAATCACAAAGGCACACTCGATAGCCTGTATAGCGATATCGCACAACTTGGGCAGATCTTCGACGTTCAAGAAAATGCCGCAACATTCACAGAAAGTCTGAAGACTCGTGTTGAAGCCATTAAGGCAAGTGTAGCCGATCAGCCTGAGCATACTTTTGCCTACATCGTACCTGCTACGGAAGACACCATTACGGTAAGCAGCATGCAGAACGATACGTATCAGCTTGATGCACTGAGTCTGTTGAAGCTGAAAAATACGTTTGATGGTGTGCAAGGTGAGGTAAGTGTTGAACAATTGATCACAGCGAACCCGGACTATCTACTCTTGTCTGCGTATGCCGGTTCACCGGATATCGACAAGCTGATACAAAATCTGTATGCCAATCCTGCCCTGCAAAGTATGAACGCAATCAAGAACAAACAGATCTATGTCACAGATTTCAGCCAATTCTGGGGTTACGGATATCAAATTCTGGATGGTATAGAGAAAATGGGACAGGAAATGAAAGCTAATCCAATCAAGTAA
- a CDS encoding Lrp/AsnC family transcriptional regulator, giving the protein MDEIDQHILFHLENQARLSMTELGKLVGLSQPAVTERVKRMEEKGVIEEYRTVISPSKLGKQSTAYVLFRTRDCYPFLDFCRASPEVVECYRISGEYNYLLKILTDTIQGLEEFENKCDPYGTYMTLITMSSPIAHKNLMQGPNLLAQTE; this is encoded by the coding sequence ATGGACGAAATTGATCAGCATATTCTATTTCACTTGGAGAATCAGGCGAGATTATCTATGACCGAGTTAGGGAAATTAGTAGGATTATCTCAACCAGCTGTGACTGAACGAGTCAAACGAATGGAAGAAAAGGGGGTTATCGAGGAATATCGAACGGTGATCTCCCCATCCAAATTGGGCAAGCAGAGCACGGCATATGTTCTTTTTCGTACACGGGATTGTTATCCCTTCCTGGATTTCTGCCGTGCGTCACCTGAAGTCGTGGAATGTTATCGGATAAGCGGGGAGTATAATTACTTGCTGAAAATTCTTACAGACACGATCCAGGGACTTGAAGAGTTCGAGAACAAGTGTGATCCGTACGGTACTTACATGACCTTGATTACGATGTCTTCTCCGATTGCACATAAAAATCTCATGCAAGGACCGAATTTGCTGGCACAGACAGAATAA
- a CDS encoding amino acid permease codes for MQQETLTRGLKNRHVQLMAIGGAIGTGLFLGAGKTIQLTGPSILLAYIITGVVLFLIMRALGELLLSNLQYHSFVDFVRDYLGNMAAFITGWTYWFCWISIAMADITAVGLYTQFWFPNVPQWIPGLIALVILLIMNLATVKLFGEMEFWFALIKVVAILALIVVGLYMIFKGFTTDQGPASFTNLWSHGGWFPNGLHGFIISFQMVVFAFVGMELVGLTAGETENPEKVIPKAINQIPIRVLLFYVGALLIIMSIYPWNAIVPTESPFVQVFAAVGIAAAAGIVNFVVLTSAASACNSAIFSTSRMVFSMAKDRNAPESFARLNNRKVPSNALFFSTIVILIAIVLNYIMPEGVFTLITSVSTVCFIFVWGIMVICHLRYRRSQPELASRSRFKLPLYPFSNYLILAFLVFVLVVLALAEDTRVALFVTPVWFILVAGIYLFKKRS; via the coding sequence ATGCAGCAAGAAACGTTAACAAGGGGATTAAAGAACAGGCACGTACAGTTGATGGCGATTGGAGGTGCGATCGGGACAGGTCTGTTTCTGGGAGCAGGCAAAACGATCCAACTGACAGGGCCATCCATCTTGCTGGCCTATATTATTACTGGTGTTGTGTTGTTCCTGATCATGCGTGCATTGGGGGAGCTGCTGTTAAGCAATTTGCAGTATCATTCCTTTGTCGATTTTGTGCGTGATTACCTGGGAAATATGGCGGCATTTATTACAGGCTGGACTTATTGGTTCTGCTGGATTTCCATTGCCATGGCTGATATTACGGCCGTTGGATTGTACACGCAGTTTTGGTTTCCCAATGTACCTCAGTGGATACCAGGGTTAATTGCGCTGGTCATTTTGCTAATCATGAACTTGGCGACGGTCAAGCTGTTTGGTGAGATGGAATTCTGGTTTGCCCTGATTAAAGTGGTGGCCATCTTGGCACTTATTGTTGTAGGTTTATATATGATTTTCAAAGGTTTTACAACGGATCAGGGTCCTGCGAGCTTCACTAATCTGTGGAGTCATGGGGGATGGTTCCCGAATGGACTGCATGGCTTCATCATATCGTTCCAGATGGTGGTGTTCGCCTTTGTAGGCATGGAACTGGTGGGGCTCACAGCGGGGGAAACGGAGAACCCGGAGAAGGTGATTCCGAAAGCAATTAACCAGATTCCGATTCGGGTATTGCTTTTCTACGTTGGAGCATTGCTAATTATCATGAGTATCTACCCGTGGAACGCCATTGTGCCTACTGAAAGTCCGTTTGTACAGGTGTTTGCCGCTGTAGGTATTGCGGCAGCCGCAGGCATTGTGAACTTCGTGGTACTGACTTCCGCAGCTTCGGCTTGTAACAGTGCCATTTTCAGTACAAGCCGTATGGTGTTCTCCATGGCAAAGGATCGCAATGCACCCGAGTCATTTGCACGTCTGAATAACAGGAAGGTTCCTTCCAACGCGCTGTTTTTCTCAACGATTGTTATTTTGATCGCGATTGTTCTGAACTATATCATGCCTGAGGGCGTATTTACGCTGATCACAAGTGTGTCGACGGTGTGCTTCATCTTTGTATGGGGCATCATGGTGATCTGTCATCTTAGATATCGTCGTTCTCAGCCGGAACTGGCGAGTCGCAGCCGCTTCAAACTGCCACTATATCCGTTTTCGAACTATTTAATTCTGGCTTTTCTGGTATTTGTGCTGGTAGTACTGGCATTGGCCGAGGATACGCGAGTAGCGTTATTTGTCACTCCGGTGTGGTTTATCCTGGTTGCAGGGATTTACCTTTTTAAAAAGAGAAGCTAA
- a CDS encoding MFS transporter: protein MSTTGHKTGLEASQSGKRGAFPLSLLCLTIGAFAIGMTEFIIMGLLPNVATDLNVSIPQAGQLITGYALGVAVGAPILTVFTHKIPQKKLLVLLMCIFIIGNALSVIAPTYGLLISARILTAFAHGTFLGVGSIMATRLVAPERRAGAVSVVLAGLTIANIIGVPFGTFIGQQLGWRSSFGAITILGIISLIGIIRFIPVLPQGAPANLGQQFRNLVRPQVLLVLLVGAMGCGSLFAVFTYITPMLVDISGFAEQNVTWILVLFGFGVTLGNMVGGRLADWRLMPSLIVNFGILAVLLAALTLTLENPYLAVITIFFWGVAAFGIMPGLQIRIMNMTREAPLLATTSSHSAFNLGNAGGAYLGGYAITHTGLISVPLYAAVIAGLGLLGLLFSLFMERKHHGPEVAQVADAAPAS from the coding sequence ATGAGCACGACTGGACACAAAACAGGATTAGAGGCTTCGCAGTCCGGTAAACGAGGGGCATTTCCATTGTCCCTGTTATGCCTGACTATAGGCGCTTTTGCAATTGGTATGACTGAGTTTATCATTATGGGCTTGCTGCCCAATGTGGCAACAGACTTGAATGTAAGCATTCCACAGGCAGGACAACTCATTACGGGCTATGCGCTTGGTGTAGCGGTAGGTGCGCCGATCTTAACCGTGTTTACGCATAAAATTCCACAGAAGAAACTGCTGGTGCTGCTCATGTGCATTTTCATTATCGGGAACGCATTGTCTGTCATTGCCCCGACATACGGGTTGTTAATCTCAGCACGGATATTAACGGCATTTGCCCATGGTACGTTCCTCGGTGTAGGTTCAATCATGGCGACGCGGCTCGTTGCACCCGAGAGGAGGGCAGGAGCGGTATCCGTTGTTCTCGCGGGGCTAACGATTGCCAACATCATTGGCGTTCCGTTTGGTACATTTATCGGGCAACAGCTCGGGTGGCGGTCATCTTTCGGGGCAATTACGATATTGGGTATCATTTCCTTGATTGGTATCATTCGGTTCATTCCCGTCCTCCCGCAAGGCGCACCAGCAAACCTCGGACAGCAATTTCGGAATCTGGTCCGTCCCCAAGTATTATTGGTTTTGCTCGTGGGAGCAATGGGCTGCGGAAGTCTGTTTGCCGTGTTTACTTACATCACGCCGATGCTTGTGGACATTAGTGGTTTTGCCGAGCAAAATGTGACCTGGATTCTGGTGCTCTTCGGATTCGGTGTTACGTTGGGCAACATGGTTGGCGGTCGCCTGGCGGACTGGAGGCTAATGCCCTCCCTGATCGTCAACTTTGGCATCCTGGCTGTTCTTCTGGCTGCACTTACGCTTACCCTGGAGAATCCATATCTCGCGGTGATTACGATATTCTTCTGGGGTGTTGCGGCCTTTGGTATTATGCCAGGATTGCAGATTCGAATCATGAATATGACCCGTGAAGCGCCGCTGCTCGCGACAACATCAAGTCACTCCGCATTTAACCTGGGGAATGCAGGGGGTGCCTATCTGGGTGGGTATGCAATTACCCACACGGGTCTTATATCGGTACCTTTGTATGCAGCAGTTATTGCCGGATTGGGTTTGCTAGGACTGCTCTTCAGTCTGTTCATGGAGCGTAAACATCATGGGCCAGAGGTGGCTCAGGTTGCAGACGCAGCGCCGGCAAGCTAA
- a CDS encoding serine hydrolase, with product MEKENMTTLHTYVDQAIDRAISEKRIVGTVVQVALGGELVYSRAAGFADREQKRTMAENALFRLASVTKPIVSTAALALISQGKLSLHDPVTRWLPAFRPKLANGQDAQITIHQLMTHTAGLTYRFFQEEQGTYERSGVSDGMDLSELSLEENLQRLASVPLIYEPGDMWRYSIATDVLGAVIEKVTGMSLRESVQLLVTHPLHMTDTDFVAVDSDRLTAAYADGSEEPRLLHNQLEQVPFIEGTAGFRLAPNRANQPSAYASGGAGMVGSTGDFLTLLETLRQGGQPILTEAVATEMATNQIGELDMPYWPGRGFGLGFTLLKDPVAAGTPESPGTWRMGGTYGHSWFVDPKEELSVAAFTNTALEGMSGQYTTDICDAIYASIREGKEAARI from the coding sequence ATGGAAAAAGAAAATATGACAACATTGCATACTTATGTGGATCAAGCAATTGACCGCGCGATAAGCGAAAAAAGAATCGTAGGAACGGTTGTACAGGTTGCATTAGGAGGGGAACTGGTATATAGCCGGGCTGCTGGTTTCGCAGACAGGGAGCAAAAACGTACCATGGCGGAAAACGCTCTGTTTCGACTTGCTTCCGTAACCAAACCTATTGTCTCGACAGCAGCTCTGGCATTAATCTCACAAGGAAAGCTGAGTCTGCATGATCCGGTAACTCGCTGGCTACCTGCATTCCGGCCCAAGCTCGCCAATGGTCAGGACGCCCAAATAACAATTCATCAGCTGATGACGCACACCGCTGGCTTGACCTATCGATTCTTCCAAGAAGAGCAAGGAACCTATGAGCGTTCAGGGGTCTCGGATGGAATGGATTTATCTGAATTAAGTCTGGAGGAGAATCTCCAAAGGCTTGCTTCTGTTCCTCTTATATATGAGCCAGGAGACATGTGGAGATATTCCATCGCGACAGATGTACTCGGAGCCGTTATTGAAAAGGTAACCGGAATGTCCTTAAGAGAATCTGTTCAATTACTGGTTACTCATCCACTTCACATGACGGACACTGACTTTGTTGCAGTGGATTCGGATCGATTGACTGCTGCATACGCTGATGGATCTGAAGAACCGCGTCTTCTCCATAATCAATTGGAGCAGGTTCCTTTTATTGAAGGGACTGCCGGTTTCCGGCTTGCCCCCAATCGTGCAAATCAACCTTCGGCTTATGCATCAGGCGGAGCGGGTATGGTTGGGAGTACCGGAGATTTTCTCACTTTACTTGAGACATTGCGGCAAGGGGGACAGCCTATTCTTACGGAAGCTGTTGCCACCGAGATGGCCACGAATCAAATCGGTGAACTCGACATGCCGTATTGGCCAGGAAGAGGGTTCGGCCTTGGTTTCACCCTACTTAAAGACCCTGTTGCAGCTGGTACACCGGAATCCCCGGGAACGTGGCGGATGGGTGGAACCTACGGTCATTCCTGGTTTGTCGATCCAAAAGAAGAACTTAGTGTTGCAGCATTCACCAATACGGCACTTGAAGGAATGTCGGGCCAGTATACTACCGATATCTGTGATGCCATCTATGCGAGCATTCGTGAAGGCAAAGAGGCTGCAAGAATTTAA
- a CDS encoding ADP-ribosylglycohydrolase family protein, producing MLQRDRFNGCFIGLAAGDALGTTVEFSSPGTFEPVTDMVGGGVFGLEAGQWTDDTSMALCLAESLVRNENFDPADQMRRYTNWYRVGYMSSTGDCFDIGGATRSALERFEITEEAYSGSTDPMTAGNGSIMRLAPVAMAYANQPTEAVRYAGLSSRTTHAAMESVEACEVLAAIIVAGLRGADKNVMLMPETCRQWREEPTFSPAIEEIVRGSYQSKEPPEIKGSGYVVRSLEAALWAFHKSASFEEGALLAVNLGDDADTTGAVYGQIAGAYYGLSGIPVHWRDKLAMRETFEQLTDALWLKAIENR from the coding sequence ATGCTGCAAAGAGACCGTTTCAATGGATGCTTCATCGGGCTTGCCGCGGGTGATGCGCTCGGAACTACCGTGGAATTCAGCAGTCCGGGCACATTTGAACCTGTGACAGATATGGTGGGAGGCGGCGTATTCGGGCTAGAGGCAGGGCAGTGGACAGATGATACATCCATGGCTCTATGTCTGGCAGAAAGTCTGGTACGTAATGAAAACTTCGATCCTGCGGATCAGATGCGCAGATATACGAATTGGTACAGGGTCGGGTACATGAGCAGTACAGGCGATTGCTTTGATATCGGCGGGGCCACGCGAAGTGCCTTGGAGAGATTTGAGATAACTGAGGAAGCTTACAGCGGATCAACGGACCCGATGACGGCGGGCAATGGCTCTATTATGAGGCTTGCACCTGTCGCAATGGCTTATGCCAATCAACCAACCGAGGCGGTCCGCTATGCCGGGCTGAGCTCCCGGACAACACATGCTGCAATGGAAAGCGTGGAAGCATGTGAAGTGCTAGCCGCCATAATTGTTGCTGGCCTACGTGGAGCGGACAAAAACGTCATGTTAATGCCGGAGACATGCAGACAATGGAGGGAAGAACCTACTTTTTCGCCCGCTATTGAAGAGATTGTTAGGGGTTCCTATCAGAGCAAAGAACCGCCGGAAATTAAGGGCAGCGGTTATGTGGTTCGTTCACTCGAAGCAGCATTATGGGCGTTCCATAAATCGGCGAGCTTTGAAGAAGGCGCGTTGTTAGCTGTTAATCTGGGTGATGATGCGGACACTACAGGTGCTGTGTATGGGCAGATTGCAGGTGCTTATTATGGATTGAGTGGTATTCCGGTACACTGGCGGGACAAGCTGGCTATGCGTGAAACGTTCGAACAACTAACAGATGCCTTATGGTTGAAGGCGATAGAAAATCGTTGA